The Ciconia boyciana chromosome 4, ASM3463844v1, whole genome shotgun sequence DNA window GGAAAAAGGAGTAGCACATGGAGAAATAAGATGCCATTTTCCCCCTGTTAACTCCTGCAGGATGAATATAAGCCAGAAAAGGCTTTGTCAGAGGAAGATCTGAAGAATGCAGTTAGTGTGCATCATGCGCTGGCATCCAAGGCAACAGACTATGAGAAGAAACCCAATGTCCTCAAGCTTAAAACAGCAGATTGGAGGGTCCTGCTTTTCCAAGCCCAGTAAGTGCTTTCTTCTGATTTGTGCCAATCGttgaggaaagaaagcagtgcTGAAGGGTGGGTAAATTCATGCCTGGACAGGTTAAAGCAGAGGCTTAAGAGGTTCAATCTGTTTATTTGATCAGAAATAAGATTAAGTAGTGATTTGATTAGAGTGCACAAGTAGTTCATGAGAAAGAACCATCAGGTTTTAAGAAGCTTTTTAATCTAGCTGAGAAAGGCATAACAAgatgcagcagctggaagctgaagcCGCAGGAAATTCAATTTGGAAACAGGGCACAAACTTTTAACAGTCAGGGTGATTAATCATGGCAACAAATGACCAAAGGCAGTCTTGGATTGTCTGTCTCCTGATGTCATCAGGTCCTAGCCGGCTGTCTTTCTAGAAGATACGCTTTGGTCAGAAACAAAGTTACTTCTTAATACAAGAATAATTTGATTAAGTTCTTCAGGCTGTGATATCCAGACAGAACAGATGACCTGCCTTTTGCTTCTGACATTAAAAACCCGTGCATCAGTCTTGTGCATGAGCCCTTTTCTACTGAGATCCATGTGAAACCTCCTAAAGATCTGTGGCGTCCAATACAGCTGAGACCTTAGGACGTATGTCTGAGTCAGGGCATTGGTTGCCTCTGTTGCCTGTGTCATTTGGATTGAATTAGGAAAAGATGCGTGCTAGGGTGAGTTCTGGACCTAATCACAAGCCAGCCTGTGATTGAGATACCTGACACTAACCGCTTGCAAAGATAGACCAGAAAACTGAGCAGACTCTAAGACTTGTCCAGTTCTGGTTATTCtcacttttaaaatgccattgaAGGGGTGGGAAAGAGGTACAGGAGGCTGAGTCAACAGGTGCTTAATATGGTTTTCTTCCCCAGGAGCcaagaagaaatgcagacctGGATCAACAAGATTAACTGTGTGGCTGCTGTCTTCTCTGCACCACCATTTCCAGCAGCAATTGGCTCTCAGAAGAAGTTCAGTCGCCCACTTCTGCCAGCCACCACAACGAAGCTATCTCAGGTGAGCTTTTTTATATAGAGAGTCGGTCATGGCGATTTCTCTGGCTGGCTGGAGACTGGATGGTGGTCCTTGGCATTGTTTTGTGGCTGTCACCACTAGCATTCCTAGGGGAAGGAGGCTTGCACAGTAAATCTCTGCTCATTTCCTGATGCAAGATTGGAAGTCGGGGGAGAGAAGGAGCAGActtgaatataattttcttacatttttgaataaaagaaacagtcaCCAGCGTTCCTAGTACCAGATACAGAATTTTCATCCTGCAGTTATGGCTCTGGAGAGCACACTTTGAATACTGTCTGACTGCTGTTTTTTTGAATTTAAGTGTTTATTGCCactcatttcagaagaaatggaCATACTCTAGGTCTTTGGCTTATTGAGGTGATAAACAGTGAAAGCTGATGCATCACGCAGGCATCAATGATATTTCTCCCACAATACTTTTCCAGACTCCAACCCTTATCAGCTCAGGGATTTCCTGTTTAATGTATATTTATGAACTGTCTCTTACATGAATGTCTTTAGTCTCCCCTTGTGATCACATAAGCTTTTAGCTTCCACAACTTCCTGTGGCAGGGAGTTTCACAGCTCTACTACTTCTTGCATGAAAAAACACCTACTGCTGCTTGTTTCAGACTGGCTGTGTCTGATGCTTGCGCCCATAGCTCTGTGTACTTCGGGAGTTGTGATGCATGCCTGCAATTCCTTCTGCACTGGCAGGAACGTGTGATTGATTGCGTTGATCAGGCTGACAGAGTGGCAGAGGTGATAGATCCCAATCCTAGGTGTATACTTTACGAGCAACCTCCTGTAGCTTTTGAAGTCATCTGCCTATGCTGGATTGcttcttaaatgcattttttttgccatcttcATAGCTTAGCAACACTCCTTAGAAACCACTATCTCATAATCTGCATTTCTCTAACGGGGTGGTTTTTTTATGTCGCCCctgctttttccctctctgtggCAGTAGCCTTTCTTCTTACAGTGTGGTGACCGACTTTCTATCTTCTATTCTGGGTTAAAGTTTAAAACATGTCTCATGCAGAATAATACTAACTTGTCTCATCCTTGTGGTTTTACCTTTTGCTCATGcataccttttttaaaatactgtatggGGCTTCAAtaatttaccaaaaaaagtcaccaaaaaaaagcttttttactCATCGTTGTTCTGTGTGATTGTTCCATTTAGCACATTGTTTCCTAGTCTCATTGTTTCCGTTTaatctggaaaggaaaaaaatagaacacAGCCCTGTGGTTTGTGTCTGGAAGAAGGGGAGACACGAAAAGTGGAataagaaaagctgttttagcTAAAGGCAGAAGAATGTTAAGTGTTCAAAGCAGATAAATTCAAAGGCAAGCAGAAACATGTCTGCTTTTATCTGTCAGTGTGGAAAAGCTGCCAGCAGGCTGCTTCTCATTtggcagacaaaaaaatatgaattgtCAAATCCCTGTGGTTGCTGTTTAGGATTTTGTGGGCTGAATCATGATGGACAGTACTTCTTCAAAGGGCCTGTTCCTGGTCAGGCAGAAGTGGAATGCAGTGAGAACCTAACATGGGCGAGGGAGAGAGGTTGGACATGACAGGTTGTGCAAGATCATTGTACCAagtttgctttcaaaagcagatCAGTGTCTGATCTTGGCTAGTCCAACCAAAGAGGGATGTGACAAAGCTATATATAAAGGAACATCCAGTCTAGAAAAGATCtactagggtttttttttttcctttttttctgagaatgtGCATGCATACACAAAAGCTCCAAAGGGCTGCTGCCCTGGAAATTATAAGTGCCAAATTAATAGCTGCTCAAAGACCTCCTGTCATCAGGCTGTAGAACTCACTGCAACAGGATGTCACTGGGACCAGGGATTCAGCACAACATAAAGAGTGATTGGGCACTAATAGAGCAAGAGGATCCAGGGTAGTTAGTTATTAACAGCAACAAGAATTTTTGGCAGCCAATAGCGACTGGTTTGAGCCCTACCATGTATAGGCGGAGGCAAATTATCCCacatgtttctttcttcagttctcTTGCGAAAGAGTTGAAACACAAGATTAGCTGGGGCTCAACTATCATCCTCTGTAGAAGTTTTCcccctttctgctcttttccgCAGCTCCAGCTGAGTGAGCCGAGAGGCTCAGTCCCTGGTGTGACTCAGTGCAGCGCAGGCATGTCTGAGCTAGGCTTGAAGCTTCAAGCTGCGCAGCCACACCACTGGGCACCACAACTACTGGCAGCTATCCCCTCCTCGGAGGCTAGGTACATGCATGGGAGCTGAGCTGGGCACTACCTGCTGTTACGGCTCTGGCTAAGTCACTGAGATCTGCATGATGATGTGTCTATTTTGGACTTACCTAATTCAAACATAATTTCAGATCCAAGCCTAGAAATGGCCAGAAGGCcatgctgcaggagctggaaaCCTTCTGAGCTGAGGGAAGGTTAGCTGACAGATGGACTGGAGGAAGTGAGTGGGCCTGGGATTATGATAAAGGAAATTGCCTAGAAAGGGGGAGTAGCAGCTCCTCACTTTCTCTGACTGCACAGTGGGATAAAAGCTGGTAGCAGCTTAGCAAAACAAGATACCTTTTGGGGATTGGACAGCTCTTCCTCTTCTAGGTGTGTTGTATTGTTCTGAACAAATGGAAACCGCAGACCAGAGAGCGTTTGGTAGTGCAGAAATAGAAGGAAGGGCCCTGACTCCATGTCCTTTCTGTCCTGGAAGGAACTACTTTTACATTGCAAAGACCTGAGGCAGGGTCTTCGCCTGTCTCATTCTGCCCTTGGTCTGACTGCATGCACAGCAGCCTTAATTAATTTGCCAAAAAATATATTAGAGCAGAAGTGTCATGTTGTCAGTAATGCTCTGCAGCAAGCTGCTTCCGTTGCTCTCAGCAAGGCAAGGGATGGCAGGTTTGCTATCCTTCCCGGTGGCATCTGCTAGCTGCTGAGTTTTTCTGCAAACTTGGCCACTTTGCTTGGGTGCCTTTGAGAGAGCTGTTGGGGACAGAGCTCTGGGATAACAGACCTTATCAATCTAATTAAAATTAGttaaaggaaggaaggacagagagaaagaaagaaagaaaaataaactaatttgtATTATTGTACAGGGATCTctctattttcctttgcttatcGAATATTTTAGATTCTGTCACTCAATGTTTTTCTGTCTAATGTGTTTCTGTCACTTATTGTGTTTCTGAAGGATGAACAGCTGAAGTCCCATGAAGCTAAGCTGAAGCAGATCTCCACTGAGCTTGCCGAACATCGCTCCTACCCTCCTGACAAGAAGCTCAAAGGCAAGGAGGTAGATGATTACAAACTGAAGGACCATTATCTGGAGTTTGAGGTATGTATGGGAAACAttattacttttacttttttggtGCGGATGGGGCAGCTGGTCTTATACTTGGGGTACAGTCCTGAGTTCTGCATTTTTCACCTTACTTCACCAAGGAGTATGTTCTTGTCAGACAGATATGTCACAGCAATCCCAGAACCTGGGATGTGGCTCCTCTTTCTGATAAGGACTTCCTGTGACCTTAGCCACGAATTTAGctcctcatctgtaaaatggaggaTAAAAATATGACCCTTTGTCCTTGCCTGATGTACCTATTTGAAGAGATGATAAAGTCTTCAGGCAGGAACTGTCTCGTGTTGTAAGACTATGTGTTGCCTAGTGTGTTGGCACCTTAATCTTTACAGAATGACTGCATTCTGCAGTAATGCAGATCATCATAATTGTCTTCCATTGGTATGTTCTGAAGTAACTGCTCTTCTAAAATTATTGTCATAGGCATGCCTCATCAGAGCCATTTGTGTTGTGTGCCAGTGAGCTGGATGTCAGGATGAGCAGGAAAAAGGTAGAATTAAAGATCACAGGATTGAGTGATGCCACTTAGGCAGCTGCGTTAGGAGATTGTTCTGAGTACCTGACAGCAGCTTTTATCCATCGTGGTGTCTGCCACATTGTAGGGATATGTGGGAGGGGGTCGGCAACCAGCAGATGCCTGGTATTTTTCATGGCTGCACCTTTGAGCTTTTTCCCCCAGAAGTGCATCAATGTTGCCTTGGGTCTGAAAGGATCCTACTCTAGATAGGCACTGCCTGGCAAGGAAAATCCATAgtctgaagaagagaaagagtaAGACAAAAGTCAGAGAGACCACCAGAGGAGATGCTGGAAGCAACACAAGCTTCCAGAACTGAAGTAAGCCTTCTGCCGTGTGTTATATGAGTTTCTTTTGGAGGAGCTCTTTTTACTTCTGGGCTTGACTGGTTGTGtacttttgcttttgcagaaggtTGTAACTGCTGTGTTGCATTTGACTTTGCTGTAGCTGTGGGCTGCATTGCATACGGTGAGCTTGAGATGTTTTGCATAGATGTTTTGCTACTGTTTTGTATAGGGAACACAGTTGGCCAGTTTGTTCTTCCACATCCCACATACCTGAAATGATCTGACCAACAATCAAATGAGGAAGTGGTGGACAGGGCTGGCAAGCAAAGGGTACACAATGGTGTGAACAGGAGAGACTACACGATCGATAAAACTGTGCTGAAATGAGGTGATGGGATAGCTcacatgactggagtgctgccgTGAAAGGATACAGACTTTTTAGAAAGGACAGACATGGATGGCAAGGAGGGGGAATCACCCTTTATGTGAGTAGCAGGCACACACCATCTTTGTCTAAGGAAGGGTGATAAGCCAGCTGAGAGCTTGTGCGTCAGGATTAGCAGGCACACCAAGATGGGTGTCGTTGTGGTGGCTGTCTGATAGGCCTTCTTCAAAAAACTGGAACAAACCTTGTGTTtgcaggccctggtcctcatggggaacTTCAGCCACCCCTatatctgctggagggacaacacagcagggcacaagcaATCCAGGACGTTTCTGGAGTGCATTGACAACAACTTCCTAACACAGGTGACCAAGGAGCAGACAAGGAGAGGCACTTTGGACCTCTCACTTATAAAATAGGAAGAACTGGCTGGGGATATGAAGGTCAGGGGCAGCCATGGCAGCAGTGACCACAAGATGCTGGGCTTCATGATCCTGAAAGGAGGAGTCAAAGTAAAAAGTAGCATCACAACCCTGGACTTTAGGAGAGCTGACTTTGTCCTGTTCAGGGAactgcttggaagaatcccatTAGATACGGCCCTGGGGGGAAGAGAACTTTGGGAGAGCTGGTCGCCTCCTTTAAGGATCACCTCCTTTAAGCTCAGGAGTGGTTCACCCTGACAAGCAAGAACCCAAGCAAAGATGGCTGAAGGCTTTCATGGATCAACAAGTTGCTCCTGGCAAAACTCCACCATAAAAAGGAAGTGTGCAGGAGGTGGAAGCAGTGGCAGGTGATGCAGGAGGAATAGAGATACTGTCCAAGCATGTAGGATTGCatttaggaaagccaaagcccatgTGGAATTGAATCTGGCAAAAGATGTGAAGGGCAAGAAGAAAGGTTTCCACAGGAATGTTAACAGCAGGACAGCTAGGAAAAATATGGTCCCTAATTGGGGCCCATAATGGGGCAGGGGACCTGGTCACAAAGAACAGGGAAAGGCCAGGGTACTCAATGTTGTCTTTGCCTGGGTCTCTGCAGGTAAGACCAGCCTTCAGCAGTCACAAATACCTGAGCCCAGTGGGAGaatctggagcaaggaagacttatGCTTGGTTAAGGATCATAAAGTTAGGCAATATTTAAACTGGACGTACACAGGTCCATGGGatctgatgggatgcacccatgagtgctgagggagctggataatgtcattgcaaggccgCCCTTGATTACCTTTGAAAGGTCATGATGATCAGGGGAGGTTCCtcaggactggaggaaagcaaatgtcatttctgtctttaagaaaggcaaagaggaaggtccagggaactacaggctggtcagcagCTTCTCCATCCGTgtgaaggtgatggagcaaattCTCCTGGAAATCACTTCCAAACACgttaaagacaagaaaatgatTGTGAGTAATCATCATGGCTTTATGAGGgggaaatcatgcctgaccaacaTGATAGCCTTTTACAATGAGATGCCTGGTGTgatggatgaggggagagcagtcGATGTTGTTTGTTCTTGACTTTAACAAGGAGTTTGACATTGTCTCCTCtaacatcctcatagacaagctgaTAAAGTGTGGACTAGGAAATTGTGGTTTGGAAAATGTGGTTTGGAAACTAGCTGAACAATCGAGAtcaaagggttgtgatcagtggcacaatGTCAGTTTTGAACACGGCACTTGGATGTCCAGAGCAAGTCACACACTTTTGCTCCATAGGGGGTCTTGTGCGACATGGGAGAGGAAGGCGTTTCTTGCCTTTGGGTCCTTgacacagtttattttctatcaCTTCTAGAAGCATGATGAGTTAGGATGAAATGTAGGCTGGAGTGTTAGATAATTTTAGAAAGACTGATGGAGAAGGAGAtcgttgtgggttttttctggtttctgtCAATTTTATCATGGTGGTCATTAGAGAAATATTCCTCAGGTACCTCAGTACAAAGCAGAACCAGTACAGTCCAGGAAACAAAAGATGTCGTCTTCTCTAGAGAGAGCCTTGAACAGCAGTTGAACTGTGCAGTTCAGATATGTGATCAGCACAGCAGGAATGCCTGTCTAGGCAGGCAAGCGGTGACACCAACTTCAGTTGTGTGCAAGAGATGGTGATTCAAGGTGCTGCTGTGCAATACTGTGTTACCTTCACGCTTGGCACAGATTTCGCAGGACATGTTGAACTATCAATagtcagtaaaaaaaaaaaaaggtgaggtATATGAAAATCCTGAATAGAAACTTTCCCCCAGTTTTGGGGTTTCCTCACCCTCCCTTCAGAACGAAGTCCTGTCAGGGTCAGGCAGGAGCTGGTGACAGACCTTGCTGCATGGGGTCAAAGCAAAAGGGCAAGAGGCAGGTGAGGCAGTACTTTGTACTTGGTTCTTTCCGGCTGAGACTGCAGACCAGACCTTGCATCTGTGTACAAAGGGCCATGCTGATGCATCTCCAGAAGCACACCAGAAGGGCCTGCGAGTCCcaaaggaagcagcagagtCCCATTAGGAAGAAAGAAGCCAGATTCCTTTTCTGTAGGCCCTTGTAATTCCTTTTTGTTCACTCACCAGCGTTCCCTTCATTCTTGTTCCTTACGAAAGACAAGTGAGATGGTGTTCCTTCTGAGGGGAGGTGAACCAGGAGGTGCCTGGTCCTTGTTCAGGGATGCAGCCAGGAGCGTTTCTTCTTTGCTTGTAGACACCAAGGAAGGAACATTTCCTCTTTGCTTGCTGTCTGAGGAAATACCGCTCCAGATGATGGTTGCTCATCACAGCAAATTTATGGTTTGAGAGAGATCTTTTGAGTGATGTCAGGTGAAAAGTGAAGCCAGAAATTTGATGGGTGGCTACCTCATCTCCTCTTTATTATGTGCCTTCAGTCTTCAGACATGATGTTACAGAAGCTTTTGAATGGTTTTAACTTTtgtgtttttactttcttgacAGAATTTtccagattaatttcttttaaggaaaaattttcACCAGCTTTAATACCTAGCTTCAAATGCCAGATCACTAAAAGAGCGAGTTTGTTGCAGCTGGAATCAAAATAGAAACTTCCAAATGCATTGCTTAATTGCAATAGAAATCATGGGCCCACGAAGTCGAGGGCAAAATGGCCATTGGCAGACATACAGGGCAGAAACTGGTCCTGGATTTCCATTCTGATTGCTGGGTCTTGTGACCCTGGTGGTGTTTACTAGAccaacaaaaagcagaagtccATATGGCGGTGAAGTCCCTCTCTCCCTTAATGAATATTACGCTGATCCCAGGCTTAGAGCACTGGCTTGCCTTCTCTTTTGCAGAGGTGTCCCGTTTGTTGTGTCATGAATCATTCATCAGCCCAGTGCATCATCATCAGGGTTCTGCTTGctgtttctccatttccttttttattgaaTGACACATCTTACCTGCTTCATGTGTTTGTCTCTCGCATTGTGGAGCTGGAGCTCCAGATACAGAATTGCTAagaatgcttttttatttaatttttaggtGGATTCTTTTATGATCCTCCTCTATGAGGTTTTGTTTATTCAAAGGACTCTTTGGAAACCCAGTCAtgttctctcctctttttttctcctttatattCCACACTTCAGAGCAGTTACCAAGCTTTTTGACTTCCTGCCCTCGAATAAGTGTTATTACCAGaactttattattttgttataaattggaagaatttttcttaaacactttttcctctgtcaggAAAATAATAGTTAGGCAACTGTTTTGCCATTTTGAAATATCAATTAACAATCAGTATGGATGTTTAcatcctccttccctggccCCCAGCCCACTGAGATCACCTTAATTGCAATGCCTGCACCACGTCTGTAGTGGATATGTCAGGGGCAGGTTATTAAACAAATCCTGGGAGGTGGGTCACTCCGTTCTCAGGACCTTCTGCCCCAGCTTCTGTTTTTAAGGCCCTGCAGGGATCTTCTGTTAATGTACCCTCGTTTTGTTGGTTGCCAAGACGTTCTGTGCAGAAAGATGTTCTTGTGGCACACAGAGCAAAATCTTTGTGTTGGAGAGGGAAAGCTCTGCTCCAGACAAGGAACAGAACAAGTGGGCATGGGGCACAGTAAAGTGAACTTTTTCCAGTTGAAAAATATAAGTGTCTGGACAGAGAGCAACCTTCTTCATTCACCATGAGTGGCCCTGTCAGGGGAacatgctgtgctgctgtcaTAGCCTTCTCATCTGCTCCTTTCTGTTAAGGTCTGGCCTTGCAGAGCATCCTCTCACAGGCTCAGTGGTGGCCAAGCTGGTACAGTGTGAGCTTAGCAGGACCCTGCTTTGGTTTCTCCCCTGTGGGCTGAAGCAAGGAAAGCAGGACCTGCTGGCAGGAGTGGAGGGTTGCAGGGGAGAGCTGAGGCACCCAGAGTAGGATTTTTGTTGTCCCTTAGTTTGCTGCACTTTATTGCCATGCCCGCGTGGGGCACATAACATCTCAATATGTGTGTGCACAGAATATGACTCAGCATGACTAAGGTCAGCAAGCCCTCGCTTAGTGTTGTTACTCGGAAATCACCATGCACTCCAGCTAGCTGGGAGCCACTGTTCAGCAAAGCACCGAGATTTGCGTGCTGCAGAACTGAGTGCCTCTAATTGCACAGCACCCCCGGGCTCAGCCTGCCTGAAATCCTTTTTGTACAGTGTAATTTACATTAGCCACCATTGTTCACGTCCACATCAGGCACCATTGTTCGCATCCATATTAGGCTCCTGCCTTTCAAGGCCAGCAGAAACCATTAAGTTACCCAGACGGTCTCTCAAGTGCTTCTGCAGAATTTCTTCCAGACTGATTCGggcctttcttttcatttcccagaAAAACCGCTATGAGATTTACGTTGGCCTCCTGAAAGAAGGGGTGAAGGAGCTGCTGAGTGGAGGAGAGAACGATGCGCCAGGACTGAAGAAATCCCACTCGAGTCCCTCATTGAATCAGGAGTCTCCAGTTAGTGCCAAGGTGAAACGCAATGTGTCGGAGAGGAAGGACTA harbors:
- the LOC140650966 gene encoding PH and SEC7 domain-containing protein 3-like isoform X7, which encodes MIGVNSVQSTSKVRVRATGSVKYSREESLWRQSHRSKSMKISNSSEFSTKESKALYNSIKNEKLEWAVDEEEKKKSHSDGTDEKDNGSQTKAVSRIGNSNNPFLDIPHDPNAAVYKTGFLARKSHADMDGKKTPRGKRGWKTFYAVLKGTVLYLQKDEYKPEKALSEEDLKNAVSVHHALASKATDYEKKPNVLKLKTADWRVLLFQAQSQEEMQTWINKINCVAAVFSAPPFPAAIGSQKKFSRPLLPATTTKLSQDEQLKSHEAKLKQISTELAEHRSYPPDKKLKGKEVDDYKLKDHYLEFEKNRYEIYVGLLKEGVKELLSGGENDAPGLKKSHSSPSLNQESPVSAKVKRNVSERKDYRPETPSIKQKVT